A single window of Sneathiella limimaris DNA harbors:
- a CDS encoding XrtA/PEP-CTERM system exopolysaccharide export protein: MTTLAACASNPDISGEAPTSLKNAPEYIIGAHDELSVFVWQNPDLSVTVPVRPDGKVSTPLIGDIQAAEKTATQLAKDISAKLTEYIVDPVVTVSVTKFAGPYSQQVRIVGQAVQPMAISFNDKMTVLDAMIAVGGITEFAAGNRSIIVRYENGEKKTYRVRLGDLLLDGDVSANVPLVPGDIIIIPESWF, encoded by the coding sequence TCCAGATATTTCGGGGGAAGCTCCAACATCTCTTAAAAATGCTCCAGAATACATCATTGGTGCTCATGATGAGCTGAGTGTATTTGTCTGGCAAAACCCTGATCTTTCTGTGACTGTTCCAGTTCGCCCAGATGGAAAGGTTTCGACACCTTTGATTGGCGACATTCAGGCCGCTGAAAAAACAGCGACACAACTGGCAAAAGATATCTCTGCAAAATTGACAGAATATATTGTGGACCCAGTTGTAACCGTATCAGTCACCAAATTCGCAGGGCCTTACAGCCAGCAAGTTCGTATCGTCGGACAAGCTGTTCAGCCGATGGCCATTTCATTTAATGACAAGATGACTGTTCTTGATGCGATGATTGCAGTTGGCGGAATCACTGAATTTGCAGCGGGCAACCGATCCATCATAGTTCGGTATGAAAACGGTGAGAAGAAAACATATCGTGTCCGGCTCGGGGATTTGTTGCTGGATGGAGACGTTTCAGCCAATGTTCCTCTAGTGCCTGGTGATATAATCATTATTCCTGAAAGCTGGTTCTAG
- a CDS encoding TIGR03016 family PEP-CTERM system-associated outer membrane protein — MPFEYTWTYQLKKRKRSILSFAASALACSCLVAPAAIAEEIWEFTPYVGVSEQFTDNVFSSTSDEKSDFITSIDLGFNTSRTSNRSDFDFSYSVSQDYYAKYHELDGYRQNVVGNGTLEILDDHLFLDGRVTFTEETLGATGPTTATDRTQSDDRTQVLNASISPYYIYNYQDWVITTAKYGYTETRFFKPNVGESSTDPSNQKTNEFQLNLASGVRFDTFRWSVNNRYQFSESDVGDEFEHGSVTVNGEIPINRMFSILGTIGYDAFDINSISDEDDLEGVFGGAGVRFHPNSRTDASFQVGHRFDDVVYDMNVEYRPTSQDSFTATYTVSVNSADNSLASTDILDEQGDLIRPNFNSTRYIDDVTKSKTFQFAWNGSRGKSAYRLAGNFIEREILATDGSEAILGVNGRFSRQLTKRARLNLNARVSDIIDGETVASEETSYNFGTSYSYEFGNGLTGTASYDLLSKDNDTTGDIVENAFTISIRKTF; from the coding sequence TTGCCGTTCGAATATACTTGGACATATCAACTGAAAAAGCGGAAGCGCAGCATCCTTTCTTTTGCTGCTTCCGCTTTGGCGTGTTCCTGCCTTGTCGCACCTGCTGCGATCGCGGAAGAAATCTGGGAATTCACCCCATATGTGGGCGTTAGCGAGCAATTTACAGACAATGTGTTCAGCTCAACTTCGGACGAGAAAAGCGATTTCATCACCAGTATCGATTTGGGCTTTAATACATCGCGCACGTCAAATCGGAGCGACTTCGACTTTTCATATTCTGTTTCTCAAGACTACTACGCCAAGTATCATGAACTAGATGGCTACCGGCAAAATGTCGTTGGTAACGGGACACTGGAAATCCTGGACGACCATCTATTCCTGGATGGCCGGGTCACTTTTACTGAAGAAACACTGGGTGCCACTGGCCCAACAACAGCGACAGACAGAACTCAATCCGATGATCGCACGCAAGTATTGAATGCCAGTATAAGCCCCTACTATATTTACAACTATCAAGATTGGGTCATTACAACTGCGAAATACGGCTACACCGAAACTCGGTTTTTCAAGCCGAACGTAGGAGAGAGTTCGACGGACCCCTCAAACCAAAAAACCAACGAATTTCAACTTAATCTCGCGAGTGGAGTTCGTTTTGACACTTTCCGTTGGAGCGTGAACAACCGATACCAATTCTCCGAATCTGATGTGGGCGATGAATTCGAACACGGTTCTGTAACGGTGAACGGCGAAATACCAATCAACCGGATGTTCTCCATTCTCGGTACTATCGGCTACGACGCCTTTGATATCAACTCGATCAGTGACGAAGACGATTTAGAAGGTGTTTTTGGCGGGGCTGGCGTCCGCTTTCATCCAAATTCAAGAACCGATGCAAGCTTTCAGGTTGGTCATCGGTTTGACGATGTTGTCTATGACATGAATGTCGAATACCGACCAACAAGTCAGGATAGTTTTACAGCGACCTATACGGTTTCTGTGAATTCTGCGGACAATAGCCTAGCCAGCACCGACATTCTGGACGAACAAGGAGATCTTATTCGCCCAAATTTCAACAGCACGCGATACATTGATGATGTAACAAAATCAAAAACATTCCAATTTGCTTGGAATGGCTCTCGCGGGAAAAGTGCCTACCGCCTAGCAGGTAATTTTATAGAACGAGAAATATTAGCAACGGATGGCAGTGAGGCTATTTTGGGTGTGAATGGTCGCTTTTCTCGTCAGTTGACTAAACGCGCTCGCTTGAACCTCAACGCCAGGGTTTCTGATATAATCGACGGTGAAACGGTAGCCTCTGAAGAGACAAGCTATAATTTTGGTACAAGCTACTCTTATGAGTTTGGAAATGGCTTAACCGGAACCGCGTCTTATGATCTTCTCTCCAAGGATAATGATACCACTGGCGATATAGTGGAAAATGCCTTCACTATATCTATCCGCAAGACCTTCTAA
- a CDS encoding choice-of-anchor Q domain-containing protein, whose product MFRILLVLTSCFSLYQLHPEAFAKEYFINPEPGLENNSQVSNKHTFQTIRALLRSGKLSAGDTVILYPGYYGSLELKNLNMSSETVFKSLIKHKAIFSQVYINRSSHITLSGIMINSDGIDYFKNMNLLMIEKKSSNISIENSLIQSAEDTTGWSKNQWNQNLKSGIFSFAENVNFELNHIRNVNFGISTLGKYSRVYGNTIEDFAGDGMRGLGDNSVFEKNIVKNCHSVNDNHDDGFQSWSTNEKGRPGAGAVRNVKLFKNLIIANTSDENRPYCTMQGIGLFGKTFIDWEIKNNVIVVDHWHGITVQGGKNVRILNNTVFDPNGLKPGPAWIRLTNSVELSPPYGNLVANNLSTAYNIPEKTILRTSNQLLRNPNILFMDPKNNDFRLKSGSRAIDAGMDGLGVTEDFDGNPRPSGMKTDVGAFEFQE is encoded by the coding sequence ATGTTTCGAATTTTACTCGTACTTACTAGCTGTTTTTCTTTGTATCAATTGCATCCTGAGGCGTTCGCGAAAGAATATTTTATAAATCCAGAACCGGGCCTTGAGAATAATAGTCAAGTAAGCAATAAGCATACCTTTCAAACGATTAGGGCATTACTGAGGTCGGGCAAGTTGTCTGCAGGAGATACAGTAATTCTTTACCCAGGTTACTACGGAAGTTTGGAATTGAAAAATCTCAATATGTCTTCTGAAACAGTATTCAAATCACTAATAAAACATAAGGCGATTTTTTCTCAAGTATACATAAATCGATCATCGCACATTACACTAAGTGGAATTATGATTAATTCTGATGGCATTGATTATTTTAAAAATATGAATTTGCTCATGATTGAAAAAAAATCTTCTAATATCTCAATCGAAAACTCTCTAATTCAGTCAGCTGAAGATACAACGGGCTGGAGTAAGAACCAGTGGAATCAAAATCTTAAGTCGGGAATTTTTTCGTTTGCAGAGAATGTGAACTTTGAACTAAATCATATTAGGAATGTTAACTTTGGAATTTCTACGTTAGGCAAATACTCACGAGTGTATGGAAACACCATTGAAGACTTCGCTGGTGATGGTATGCGTGGATTGGGGGATAATTCTGTCTTTGAGAAAAATATCGTAAAGAACTGTCACTCAGTGAATGACAATCATGATGATGGCTTCCAATCATGGAGTACTAATGAAAAAGGGCGACCTGGCGCGGGGGCTGTTAGGAATGTGAAGCTCTTTAAAAATTTAATAATTGCTAATACTTCTGATGAAAACAGGCCTTATTGTACTATGCAGGGAATCGGGCTTTTTGGTAAGACATTTATAGACTGGGAAATCAAAAATAATGTTATTGTTGTAGACCATTGGCATGGCATTACTGTTCAGGGAGGTAAAAATGTTAGGATTTTGAATAATACCGTTTTTGATCCAAATGGCCTCAAGCCTGGCCCCGCTTGGATCAGGTTAACAAACTCCGTTGAGCTATCACCTCCATACGGTAATCTAGTGGCAAATAATTTGTCGACAGCATATAACATCCCTGAGAAGACTATTTTGAGAACGTCAAACCAGTTATTGAGAAATCCAAACATCTTATTCATGGACCCTAAAAATAATGATTTTCGTTTGAAGTCTGGAAGTCGCGCAATCGACGCGGGGATGGATGGTTTAGGTGTGACGGAAGATTTTGATGGAAATCCGCGACCGTCTGGTATGAAAACGGATGTTGGTGCGTTCGAATTTCAAGAATAG
- a CDS encoding ExeA family protein has product MGISKWLVQMYEEFYGLHHKPFSIQPDPDFIYWGRTHSLAYAMLEYGVMNHAGFTVITGEIGCGKTTLIRHLLNRLEEDYTVGLVSNIQGGNLLEWVLSAFDQPYDNPSQVALHDQLQAFLIDQYSQGRRTILIVDEAQNLGPKLLEQLRLLSNINADNDQLLQLILVGQPQLKDLLQSPELTQFAQRVASDFHLVSLSKDDVKEYIRHRLEIAGRHEDLFTDLACERVFEASRGVPRIINILCDTCLVYGFAQMADRIDSAIVDEVIQDKKDHGVFKLGEENDLTPMPQTQSTKASVEKLDEDDEPALIIRDKELARLLLEKLQS; this is encoded by the coding sequence ATGGGCATAAGCAAATGGTTGGTTCAAATGTATGAAGAGTTTTACGGGCTGCATCACAAGCCTTTTTCTATACAACCGGATCCAGATTTTATCTACTGGGGCCGGACCCATTCTCTTGCTTATGCAATGCTTGAATATGGTGTCATGAACCATGCCGGTTTTACAGTCATTACGGGCGAAATTGGTTGCGGGAAGACGACCTTAATTCGGCATCTCCTGAACAGGCTCGAAGAAGATTATACGGTTGGTCTTGTCTCCAATATTCAAGGAGGAAATCTTCTGGAATGGGTTTTGTCGGCCTTTGATCAACCCTACGATAATCCGTCCCAAGTGGCTTTGCATGATCAGCTGCAAGCGTTTTTGATAGATCAATATTCCCAAGGTCGCCGGACAATTTTGATTGTTGATGAAGCTCAAAATTTGGGACCCAAATTACTTGAGCAGCTCAGACTGTTGTCGAACATCAATGCAGATAATGATCAGCTCTTGCAATTAATTTTGGTGGGGCAGCCACAGCTCAAGGATTTGCTTCAGTCGCCTGAATTGACGCAATTTGCGCAGCGCGTAGCTTCTGATTTTCATCTGGTTTCTTTGTCTAAAGATGATGTGAAGGAGTATATCCGCCACCGATTAGAAATCGCCGGCCGGCACGAAGATTTGTTTACAGATCTGGCCTGCGAGCGTGTCTTTGAAGCGAGTCGGGGTGTCCCTCGTATCATCAATATTCTATGTGATACCTGTTTGGTGTATGGGTTTGCTCAAATGGCGGATCGAATTGATAGCGCTATTGTTGATGAGGTTATTCAGGATAAGAAAGACCACGGTGTCTTCAAATTGGGTGAAGAGAATGACTTAACACCTATGCCTCAAACCCAAAGTACCAAAGCCAGCGTCGAGAAGCTTGATGAGGACGATGAACCAGCCTTGATTATTCGAGATAAAGAGTTGGCTCGTTTGCTTTTGGAGAAACTGCAAAGCTAG
- a CDS encoding tetratricopeptide repeat protein: MKIVKLRRALSRFFVTVTFSGILLGFAACDSPEEKAQAYYQNAIQLFEEENFEKADLEFRNALQLDPNIADAWYYLALLEEKSGKIRQYAGDLMKAVEIDPNHVGAQIRLGKIMLFSGRPEEAREKSELVLRLAPENADVWALKASVHLQAQQPTEALEAAKKALQLEAGHVEGSLVVAVQQIGDKEFASALATIEDSQKVHPESVPLLLTKMRVYQLQKNSDGIEKTFRELIRVDPDNRQFRTNLTRFYLAQGNKDKAEAEIRSIAEANPEDTNAKLDVVRYLQSVSGIEVAKAELRKIIQEEPNEYIYQLALSEMQLVEGEIEAAKATLQGVISAAGTEEQGLTARMKMAELLLREGNGDEVARLIEETLTADSLNLQALTMRAAMSLDQGKVEEAITDLRSALKDQPEDARATLLLARAHEMNGAVELADDRFNAALKMAKGGSQATLQYAQFQVRRENYERATEILQNGLSRAPKDRNLLTTLAQVYLLQKNWEGARSVAKQIEAIDKDSVVSSQILGRSYAGQNDLEKSLEAFQQAHESVPQGVNTMVAMTRLYMAQGKPDEAIEFLQGVVKGTPDNYAARLLLAQVYLTQDREEDALKIYANVIKEKPDYPSAYYTLFTYNMRKKDFEGAQAALDQGLGALPNSYMLQMAQAGLYETQQKFKDAIGVYQKILERNPNVDIVANNLASLMSTVYDDEANLRKAYTYAKRFRSSTVPHFQDTLGWIHYKLGEYEIAVDLLEKAVEKMPQFGTLRYHLGMAYLAQKNTTDAKTEFEAAVEAGSKQSYAELEDAKKQLETLKKP; the protein is encoded by the coding sequence ATGAAAATAGTAAAACTCAGACGGGCATTGTCCAGATTCTTTGTTACCGTAACATTCAGTGGGATTTTACTAGGGTTTGCAGCATGCGACTCTCCTGAGGAAAAGGCACAAGCCTATTATCAAAATGCGATACAACTTTTCGAAGAAGAGAACTTTGAAAAAGCAGATCTTGAGTTCCGTAATGCTTTGCAATTAGACCCGAACATTGCCGATGCTTGGTATTATCTGGCTCTTTTAGAAGAAAAGAGCGGTAAAATTCGCCAATATGCTGGTGATTTGATGAAGGCAGTGGAAATTGATCCCAATCATGTTGGGGCTCAAATTCGGCTCGGGAAGATTATGTTGTTCTCTGGCCGTCCAGAAGAAGCTCGCGAAAAATCAGAGCTGGTTCTTCGCTTGGCTCCAGAAAATGCCGACGTTTGGGCGTTAAAAGCTTCTGTGCACTTACAGGCGCAACAACCCACAGAGGCACTGGAGGCTGCTAAGAAAGCATTGCAGCTGGAAGCTGGGCATGTAGAGGGTAGCTTGGTTGTCGCAGTTCAGCAGATTGGCGATAAAGAATTTGCGAGTGCATTAGCAACAATCGAAGATAGTCAGAAGGTTCATCCTGAAAGTGTTCCACTTCTTCTAACGAAGATGCGGGTTTATCAGTTGCAAAAAAACAGTGATGGTATTGAAAAGACTTTTCGGGAGTTGATAAGGGTTGACCCTGACAATCGGCAGTTCAGAACAAACCTAACACGCTTTTATCTTGCGCAAGGAAACAAAGACAAAGCTGAGGCCGAAATACGGTCAATTGCTGAAGCTAACCCTGAAGACACAAATGCTAAGCTAGATGTGGTTCGGTATCTTCAGTCTGTTTCAGGTATTGAAGTTGCAAAAGCTGAATTGAGAAAGATTATTCAGGAAGAGCCAAATGAGTATATCTATCAACTTGCTCTCTCAGAAATGCAACTTGTCGAAGGTGAAATAGAAGCTGCGAAAGCGACGTTGCAGGGTGTGATAAGCGCTGCTGGAACTGAAGAACAGGGCCTTACTGCCCGCATGAAAATGGCTGAGCTTCTCCTTCGCGAAGGAAATGGTGACGAAGTTGCCCGTCTGATTGAGGAGACATTGACAGCTGATAGCCTGAACTTGCAGGCTTTGACTATGCGCGCTGCGATGTCATTGGATCAAGGAAAAGTTGAAGAAGCGATTACGGATCTTCGTTCCGCGTTGAAAGACCAACCTGAAGATGCGCGTGCAACATTGCTTTTGGCCCGGGCGCATGAAATGAATGGTGCTGTGGAATTGGCTGATGATCGCTTTAATGCGGCCCTCAAAATGGCTAAAGGAGGCTCTCAAGCGACATTGCAATATGCGCAATTCCAGGTTCGTCGGGAAAATTACGAACGTGCTACTGAAATTCTGCAGAATGGTTTAAGCAGGGCGCCAAAGGATCGAAATCTCCTTACAACACTGGCGCAGGTTTATTTGCTGCAAAAGAATTGGGAGGGTGCTCGTAGCGTTGCTAAGCAAATTGAAGCTATTGATAAAGACAGTGTGGTTTCATCACAAATTCTTGGGCGTTCTTATGCAGGGCAAAATGATCTGGAGAAAAGTCTTGAGGCCTTCCAGCAAGCTCATGAGAGTGTGCCGCAAGGTGTAAATACTATGGTCGCTATGACGCGACTTTATATGGCTCAAGGCAAGCCCGACGAGGCGATTGAGTTCTTACAGGGTGTTGTGAAAGGTACCCCTGACAACTATGCAGCAAGGTTGCTGCTAGCGCAGGTATATCTTACGCAGGATCGTGAAGAAGATGCTTTGAAGATTTACGCTAATGTGATCAAGGAGAAACCAGACTATCCATCTGCGTACTACACACTGTTTACCTATAATATGCGTAAAAAAGACTTTGAAGGTGCTCAGGCAGCTTTGGATCAAGGGTTAGGCGCCTTACCAAACAGTTATATGCTGCAGATGGCCCAGGCAGGGTTATATGAAACGCAGCAAAAGTTTAAAGATGCGATCGGGGTCTATCAGAAAATTTTGGAACGGAATCCAAACGTTGATATCGTCGCCAATAATCTGGCGAGTTTGATGTCAACTGTGTATGACGATGAAGCAAATTTGAGAAAAGCTTATACATACGCAAAACGGTTCCGGAGCTCCACGGTTCCTCACTTTCAGGATACGCTCGGTTGGATTCATTATAAATTGGGTGAGTATGAAATTGCTGTGGATTTGTTAGAAAAAGCAGTTGAAAAAATGCCTCAGTTTGGAACTCTAAGATATCATCTTGGAATGGCTTATCTGGCTCAGAAGAACACCACAGACGCTAAAACTGAGTTTGAAGCAGCAGTAGAGGCCGGCTCTAAACAGTCTTATGCTGAACTGGAAGACGCTAAAAAGCAACTTGAGACCCTTAAAAAACCTTAA
- a CDS encoding glycosyltransferase family 2 protein yields the protein MKKLLSIIIPHYNDLEGLLNCLESIGHLSDSYFEDFEVIVCDNNSPHFKLDTTPFKFDIKIVKETERGAGPARNKGVSIAIGKYLAFTDCDCWLDKNFVSIGLEFIKRLGDTAVVLGEVIIDARNNNSPSSIEAFEQIFLMDQEKCARNGDGATGNLWTSRSLFETIGPFRSGIAEDTDWCKRALSHGASFHFNAYCIVHHPARTTLQELKEKWGRQTAMNYNQVRTKQYFYFKWTILTIATAASGFLHIPKALLSNRIPKKINRLKAIPTLVWCRFYRAKLMLKFLISGKTFINPIEYWK from the coding sequence ATGAAAAAGTTACTAAGCATAATTATTCCCCACTATAATGATCTGGAGGGCCTATTAAATTGTTTAGAATCGATTGGCCACTTGTCTGATTCGTATTTTGAGGATTTTGAAGTTATTGTTTGTGATAACAACTCCCCGCATTTCAAATTGGATACGACCCCATTCAAATTTGACATAAAAATTGTAAAAGAAACAGAACGAGGTGCAGGGCCCGCCAGAAATAAAGGCGTATCAATTGCTATTGGAAAGTACCTAGCCTTTACTGATTGTGACTGCTGGTTAGACAAAAATTTTGTATCAATCGGCTTAGAATTTATTAAAAGGCTTGGAGATACGGCTGTAGTTCTTGGTGAAGTTATTATTGATGCTAGAAATAATAACTCTCCATCCAGTATTGAGGCTTTTGAGCAAATATTTTTAATGGATCAAGAGAAATGTGCTCGAAACGGAGATGGAGCCACGGGCAATCTTTGGACTAGTCGTAGCCTGTTTGAAACTATTGGCCCCTTCCGATCAGGAATTGCGGAAGACACTGATTGGTGCAAGAGAGCACTGTCTCATGGAGCAAGTTTTCATTTTAATGCATATTGTATTGTTCATCATCCAGCCAGAACAACTCTTCAAGAGTTGAAAGAAAAATGGGGCCGGCAAACAGCCATGAATTACAATCAAGTCAGAACTAAACAATACTTTTACTTTAAGTGGACAATATTGACTATAGCAACAGCAGCATCCGGCTTTCTACATATCCCAAAAGCTCTACTCAGCAACAGAATACCCAAAAAAATTAATCGTCTCAAAGCCATACCAACTTTAGTATGGTGTCGCTTTTATAGAGCAAAGCTGATGCTAAAGTTTCTAATAAGTGGCAAAACTTTTATCAACCCTATTGAGTATTGGAAATAA
- the asnB gene encoding asparagine synthase (glutamine-hydrolyzing) translates to MCGISGFLNYDNHRELATAANEIQKSRGPDANGIWSNDFLSISHQRLSIIDLDDRSNQPMLKRNLVIAFNGEIYNYKELKSQLQKDHGTSFKTNSDTEVILELFAIYGINCLSFLIGMFAVAIYDSDSKTLFLARDHFGIKPLYFTRNNERFAFSSELKTLKKLVGQNFNLSNQALAASMQLLWLPDAYCIFEEVHRLMPGHYATINQTGMVNITAYWQLEDKTNHNIKELNEPDAIEYLATEFEKSIERHLVADVEVGSFLSGGLDSSLISVAAAQKTGYLRTFTIGMSEKDKKIEKMADDQYYAELLAEKMGFNHESIVADPDIVSLLPQVVYNLDEPIGDPAALNSHLICKTAHDEGLKVLLSGMGSDEIFFGYRRQKALAYAQKYKDLPKALRAIIKPIVSAAPVKLGSHGIRSSRWAKKFLTFAELPNNDAYLRSYSQYTASELAVLMPNFKKEQLESLSIFHNEVMDSLYQADFINNLCQTDIKLFMSGLNLTYTDRSSMANSMEVRVPFIDKNFVEAAMQINSSYKFQNNSSKSILKKMAERYLPKEIIYRPKSNFALPTRRWLSNELSEMVNDLLSKDRINSRGWFNSNEVDKIIKSHNAGWEDNSAKIYQMLTIELWAQNFLDN, encoded by the coding sequence ATGTGTGGCATCTCTGGTTTTTTAAACTACGACAATCATAGAGAGTTAGCGACAGCTGCAAATGAAATCCAAAAATCACGAGGCCCTGACGCCAACGGGATTTGGTCAAACGACTTTCTTAGCATTTCACACCAAAGGCTTTCAATAATCGATCTGGACGACCGCTCAAACCAACCCATGTTGAAACGAAATTTAGTAATTGCATTCAACGGGGAAATATATAACTATAAAGAATTAAAATCACAACTTCAGAAAGATCACGGAACATCTTTTAAAACCAACTCAGATACTGAAGTAATACTAGAACTATTCGCCATTTACGGGATAAATTGTCTTTCATTCCTAATTGGTATGTTTGCGGTAGCGATTTACGATAGTGACAGCAAAACCCTTTTTCTTGCACGAGATCACTTTGGAATAAAACCTCTTTATTTTACTAGAAATAACGAGAGGTTCGCGTTTTCCTCAGAATTAAAGACACTAAAGAAACTCGTTGGTCAAAATTTCAATCTCAGCAATCAAGCTCTAGCAGCTTCAATGCAGCTTTTGTGGCTACCAGATGCTTATTGTATTTTTGAGGAAGTTCACAGATTAATGCCTGGTCACTATGCAACCATTAATCAAACTGGAATGGTTAATATTACTGCATATTGGCAGCTAGAAGACAAAACGAACCACAACATTAAAGAGCTTAACGAGCCAGATGCCATTGAATATTTAGCTACTGAATTTGAGAAAAGCATTGAGAGACATCTAGTAGCAGATGTTGAAGTCGGGAGTTTTTTGAGCGGTGGATTGGATTCCTCCCTCATCAGTGTCGCCGCAGCGCAAAAAACAGGGTATCTAAGAACTTTCACTATTGGGATGTCTGAAAAAGACAAAAAAATAGAAAAGATGGCTGACGACCAGTACTATGCCGAGTTGTTAGCAGAAAAAATGGGCTTCAATCACGAATCCATTGTCGCAGACCCTGATATTGTTTCATTATTGCCTCAGGTGGTATATAATCTCGATGAGCCAATCGGTGACCCTGCAGCTCTAAACTCACATCTTATTTGTAAAACCGCACATGATGAAGGACTAAAAGTTCTGCTGTCTGGAATGGGTTCAGATGAAATTTTTTTCGGGTACAGAAGACAAAAAGCTCTAGCTTATGCTCAAAAATACAAGGATCTTCCAAAAGCCTTAAGAGCAATCATTAAACCAATCGTCAGTGCCGCTCCTGTGAAATTGGGTTCACACGGAATCAGATCAAGTCGATGGGCTAAAAAATTCTTAACATTTGCCGAATTACCAAACAACGACGCATACTTAAGAAGTTATAGTCAATACACTGCATCTGAGTTGGCGGTTCTTATGCCCAATTTCAAAAAAGAACAGTTGGAATCCCTCTCAATATTTCATAATGAGGTTATGGACTCTCTTTACCAAGCAGATTTCATTAACAACTTGTGCCAAACCGATATAAAGCTTTTCATGTCTGGCTTGAATTTGACATATACTGATAGAAGCTCAATGGCCAATTCAATGGAAGTCCGTGTGCCGTTTATTGACAAGAACTTTGTAGAAGCGGCGATGCAAATTAATAGCAGCTATAAGTTTCAGAATAATTCGTCTAAATCTATTTTGAAGAAGATGGCCGAACGCTATTTACCAAAAGAAATAATTTACCGTCCTAAGTCAAATTTTGCCTTACCTACTCGCAGATGGCTATCAAACGAATTATCGGAAATGGTGAATGATCTACTCTCTAAAGATAGAATCAATTCCCGCGGCTGGTTCAATTCAAACGAGGTTGATAAAATTATCAAGTCACACAATGCGGGTTGGGAAGATAACTCTGCTAAGATATATCAAATGCTCACTATTGAACTATGGGCACAAAATTTCTTAGACAACTAA
- a CDS encoding glycosyltransferase, producing MIFVTVGHEMGFNRLIQAVDEFAAKNSHEDIFAQIGQITSSTYVPKNIKYEEFISPSTYNELFHSSKLIVSHAGMGSIITALQLQKPIVVMPRYGRLKETRNDHQIATANRFQGRRGLYVATDETDLAIIINKALGQLGSVKQDPALQYANKELIRALKNFIFESYR from the coding sequence TTGATATTTGTAACAGTAGGTCATGAAATGGGATTTAATCGATTGATCCAAGCTGTGGATGAATTTGCTGCGAAGAACAGCCATGAAGATATTTTTGCTCAAATTGGTCAAATCACAAGCTCTACTTATGTCCCTAAGAACATAAAATATGAAGAGTTTATTAGTCCATCTACTTACAACGAATTGTTCCATTCCTCAAAACTGATCGTTTCTCATGCTGGGATGGGATCCATCATTACTGCGTTGCAGCTTCAGAAGCCTATAGTTGTAATGCCAAGATATGGACGACTGAAGGAGACAAGGAATGATCATCAGATAGCTACTGCCAACAGGTTTCAGGGGAGGCGTGGCCTCTATGTGGCGACAGATGAGACTGACTTGGCTATTATTATAAACAAAGCTCTTGGGCAACTAGGTAGTGTAAAACAGGATCCTGCACTACAGTATGCGAATAAAGAACTAATAAGGGCGCTGAAGAATTTCATATTTGAAAGTTATAGATAA
- a CDS encoding UDP-N-acetylglucosamine--LPS N-acetylglucosamine transferase: protein MVKIFAVSSAGGHWIQLRRMRPAWDENCDVSYITTKREYEEETKMEGNNAQFYCLISANRWQKFRLILQLVSITYLIILKRPDVIISTGAALGYFAIRIGKLLGARTIWVDSIANADELSLSGQKVAKYADLWLTQWEHLAGDKGQGPVFKGAVI from the coding sequence ATGGTAAAAATTTTCGCTGTATCTTCAGCTGGAGGGCATTGGATTCAATTGCGGAGAATGCGGCCTGCTTGGGATGAAAATTGTGATGTTAGTTACATTACTACAAAGCGTGAGTATGAAGAAGAGACGAAGATGGAAGGCAATAATGCACAATTTTATTGCCTAATATCTGCTAATCGTTGGCAAAAGTTCCGCTTAATTCTTCAGCTAGTTAGTATTACATATTTAATTATTCTAAAGAGGCCTGATGTTATAATCTCTACGGGGGCTGCGTTGGGATATTTTGCTATACGAATAGGTAAATTGTTAGGTGCAAGAACAATCTGGGTCGATAGCATTGCTAATGCAGATGAGCTCTCCTTATCAGGTCAGAAAGTTGCCAAATATGCTGATTTATGGTTAACGCAATGGGAGCATTTGGCTGGGGACAAGGGCCAAGGCCCAGTCTTTAAGGGAGCGGTAATTTGA